The proteins below come from a single Rhizobium rhizoryzae genomic window:
- a CDS encoding Na/Pi cotransporter family protein yields the protein MGSTAVMINLFGAVALLLFGLAQVKDGVSRAFGGKLRTGLASGTKNGFRSFFSGFFATIALQSSTATALMTASFVEKDLIKPRMAQIVLLGANVGTAITAWIVGFGIGWLSPLLIFIGIVVYRGRSTSRQGLGSALIGIGLMLLSLHLMSAATEPLRHSEALVAFIGLLDNAWIVAFALAAFIAFVSSSSLAAVILILSMAASGTVPTGLVVVMVLGSNFGGAIPPFIASLGGAAPARRVTLGNLVVRGVGCAVALPLAGYGGSLLETLPTPHSMLAVDAHLAFNLVLAALAWPFSSLLSNAMAKFIPQEVENDTQPRFLDKAELSTPVVALASATREVLGVGDLIERMLIKTSDAFTRGDFSQLADVGPLEKRVDNLQQEVKVYLSKLGRVGLDEENSRRSIHIIDYAINLEHIGDIIEKGLVPQISKKISLGLKFSEDGYAELTKLMNLTLDNLRVAQTIFVTRDFALAKRMMEIKVEVRRMEKQSAEQHLKRLQEGNTESLQTSSLHLDLLRDLKRINAHIVSVAHPILDESGLLVESRLKAAE from the coding sequence ATGGGCTCGACAGCCGTCATGATAAACCTGTTTGGAGCAGTTGCATTGCTGCTCTTCGGTCTCGCACAGGTGAAGGATGGCGTCTCCAGAGCCTTCGGCGGAAAACTGCGGACCGGCCTCGCATCCGGCACAAAAAACGGTTTTCGATCCTTTTTTTCCGGCTTCTTTGCCACTATTGCCCTGCAAAGTTCTACCGCGACGGCGCTGATGACAGCCTCCTTTGTCGAAAAGGATCTGATCAAGCCACGCATGGCGCAAATCGTCCTTCTCGGCGCAAATGTCGGGACCGCGATCACCGCCTGGATTGTAGGGTTTGGCATCGGCTGGCTTTCCCCCCTCCTGATCTTTATCGGGATCGTCGTCTATCGCGGGCGCTCGACCAGCCGCCAAGGGCTTGGCAGCGCCCTTATCGGTATCGGCTTGATGCTGTTGTCTCTGCATCTGATGAGCGCTGCAACCGAACCGCTGCGGCATTCGGAGGCGCTGGTGGCATTCATCGGCCTTCTGGATAATGCCTGGATCGTGGCGTTTGCTCTCGCCGCCTTTATCGCCTTCGTATCGTCCTCCAGTCTGGCGGCTGTCATCCTGATCCTGTCGATGGCAGCGTCTGGAACAGTACCAACCGGACTGGTTGTCGTCATGGTACTGGGTTCGAATTTTGGCGGCGCCATTCCACCGTTTATCGCTTCGCTTGGAGGAGCAGCACCCGCGCGACGCGTCACGCTCGGCAATCTGGTGGTCCGCGGTGTTGGATGCGCGGTTGCACTTCCACTTGCAGGCTACGGCGGTTCTCTGTTGGAAACACTCCCAACGCCCCATTCAATGCTGGCGGTTGATGCGCATCTCGCCTTCAATCTTGTGCTGGCAGCGCTCGCCTGGCCGTTTTCCTCGCTGCTGTCTAACGCTATGGCGAAGTTCATTCCGCAGGAGGTCGAGAACGACACGCAACCCCGTTTCCTCGACAAGGCAGAGCTATCGACACCCGTTGTCGCGCTGGCAAGTGCCACGCGTGAAGTGCTTGGGGTTGGCGACCTGATCGAACGGATGCTGATCAAGACATCCGACGCATTCACTCGCGGCGACTTCTCGCAACTCGCAGACGTGGGGCCACTGGAAAAGCGCGTCGATAATCTTCAGCAGGAAGTGAAGGTCTATCTCTCCAAACTGGGCCGCGTTGGACTGGATGAGGAAAACAGCCGACGCTCGATCCACATCATCGACTATGCCATCAATCTCGAGCATATCGGCGACATCATCGAAAAGGGGCTCGTTCCGCAGATCAGCAAGAAGATCTCGCTTGGTTTGAAGTTTTCGGAGGATGGTTATGCCGAGCTGACCAAGCTCATGAACCTTACCTTGGACAACCTGCGCGTTGCGCAGACCATTTTCGTTACCCGAGATTTTGCGCTTGCCAAGCGGATGATGGAAATCAAGGTCGAAGTTCGCCGGATGGAAAAGCAGTCCGCCGAGCAGCATTTGAAGCGATTGCAGGAAGGCAATACCGAGAGCCTCCAGACCAGCTCGCTGCACCTTGATCTGCTACGCGACCTCAAGCGCATCAATGCGCACATCGTTTCCGTGGCGCATCCCATCCTAGATGAAAGTGGTCTCCTGGTTGAAAGTCGCTTGAAAGCGGCGGAATAA
- a CDS encoding polygalacturonase PglB yields MSRNENVFIALEGCQTVALQEAIDKAARDRVRLVLAPGLYISGGLRLRSGLDLHLSEGAVLQFLSDYAAYADNTIDVIAEDSNTAMILAQDAADVRISGKGVIKAPGPDYVVGRLDDMGTHIPAAHRPRVLVFDRCRNVSLSDFSVRSSPMWTIHLISTHDVTISGVKVDNDREMPNTDGMVIDSCERVSIRDCDIATADDGVVLKTSRGSDGKAVGACRDITVRDSRIESRSCALKIGTESYGDFENILFEDCEIVRSNRALGIFSRDGGRVRNIVHRNIRLEASETPDGFWGSGEAITINVVDRRPGTPAGSVEDIIFENITGTMEGAINIVADSASGIRNVSFRKLAIDQRDGRFRGQRYDMRPTHFDLAPSPDAAGRANAFVKDENGQVIGLVPYPGGMPAFFASNVVGLQLSDVEFRRPSPLPSGWGAEAIVVREREAAVWS; encoded by the coding sequence ATGTCACGCAATGAAAATGTTTTTATTGCTTTAGAAGGCTGTCAAACCGTTGCGTTACAGGAAGCGATCGATAAGGCCGCGCGAGATAGAGTGAGGCTGGTACTTGCGCCCGGTCTCTACATATCAGGGGGGCTGCGGCTACGAAGCGGTCTCGATCTGCACCTGTCCGAAGGTGCAGTGCTCCAGTTTCTGTCCGATTATGCGGCTTATGCCGACAACACGATTGATGTCATTGCCGAAGACTCCAACACAGCGATGATTCTCGCGCAGGATGCCGCCGATGTGCGCATTTCGGGCAAGGGCGTCATCAAGGCGCCTGGACCGGATTACGTTGTCGGTCGGCTGGACGACATGGGCACGCATATTCCGGCGGCGCACCGGCCAAGGGTCCTCGTCTTCGATCGTTGCCGGAATGTGTCTCTCTCCGACTTCTCGGTCCGAAGCTCTCCGATGTGGACGATCCACCTGATCTCGACCCATGATGTGACGATCAGCGGCGTCAAAGTGGATAATGACAGAGAGATGCCAAATACGGACGGCATGGTGATCGACTCCTGCGAACGCGTTTCCATCCGTGACTGCGATATCGCGACTGCCGACGACGGCGTCGTCCTGAAGACGAGCAGGGGATCGGATGGCAAAGCCGTCGGTGCCTGCCGGGATATCACGGTTCGCGATAGCAGGATCGAAAGCCGAAGCTGTGCCTTGAAAATCGGCACCGAAAGCTACGGCGATTTCGAAAACATCCTGTTCGAGGATTGCGAGATCGTTCGCTCAAATCGCGCGCTCGGCATCTTTTCGCGAGACGGTGGCCGAGTGCGCAATATCGTTCATCGCAATATTCGCCTTGAGGCCAGCGAGACGCCGGACGGTTTCTGGGGGTCGGGCGAAGCGATCACCATCAATGTCGTGGACCGGCGGCCGGGCACGCCCGCAGGCTCTGTCGAGGATATCATCTTCGAAAACATCACCGGCACGATGGAGGGCGCGATCAACATTGTTGCTGACAGCGCGTCCGGCATTCGCAACGTGTCCTTCCGGAAACTGGCGATTGACCAGCGGGATGGCCGCTTCCGTGGGCAACGGTATGACATGCGCCCGACGCATTTCGATCTGGCCCCTTCGCCAGATGCTGCAGGTCGCGCCAATGCCTTCGTCAAGGACGAGAACGGGCAGGTGATCGGTCTTGTGCCTTATCCCGGAGGCATGCCTGCTTTCTTCGCATCGAACGTGGTCGGGCTTCAGCTTTCCGACGTCGAATTCCGGCGCCCATCGCCGCTTCCGTCTGGTTGGGGCGCAGAGGCTATCGTCGTGCGCGAGCGCGAAGCTGCAGTGTGGTCGTGA
- a CDS encoding alpha-mannosidase: MKRLKKLDNLLARLRERIFTPLGINVPLAYAPGSAANRPAMVASDRAGWTAVSRDLIWGEPDGYYWFGGKIMLPPEAEGKRIVVSVEAAFGSVMGRSDPQCLVRVNGAIRQGVDGNHREFLLTAEGKRGEAFDILIEAGTIEDRRQLGFACALYTHDLEVDDLYYDLRAPLDVARLLAEDDPRRHFIMNHVEKALDLVDLRPGDNARFLRSVAAARLAAQPIYETLDFEAKPTITVTGHTHIDVAWLWRVRETRQKMARSMATALALMQDFPDYRFMYNQCVLLDYLSQDYPELFQRIEAEVKTGRFEIEGALWLEPDVNIAGGEALVRHILYGVEYHEKTFGIRPRMVWLPDTFGYSASLPQLMEKSGLDSFVTHKLSWNDTNRMPDETLFWQGIDGTKVPAYFLTTQPYDSRSIGTTYCPDLKPSHVMGTWRRHGQQELNTELFLVYGHGDGGGGPTREMLQNIRRMERGIPGCPKVEHAPMRPFFERLIERMKANPENYPVWVGELYAEFHRGTLTSVAKNKRNNRLAEIALREIEMLAVLAQRQAGHAYPSRQIRALWDIVMLNQFHDILPGSSIGPVYDDSDRDYAEFFETAARLTAELLDVLRAREGLSVLNTLPRTRSGLAFTTQDIGSASRQVIHRADGAAEFAIPVSNAAALGFSSVQASPEQGPAPVVTLSSLENPNLVVRFNDTGGITSIFDRLADRELLPSGAIANQLQIFRDMPVQFDAWDIDADFEDQPYELGAPVDYRIVEQGPLRSALRFEWAYENSRIVQIVSLEADSRQVEFDTYIDWHEHNTLLKTGFPLALNSASVEAEIQFGHVSRASHRNTSWDRARFECSMQRWVSMQEPGFGAALLNDSKYGYDAKGNMLRLTLLRSPTYPWEQADQGQHRFRYALMLHDGNLVAVHEAAEEFNNPLRIVSGHFAAALPFEVEGEGVAVEAVKRAEGDDALIVRLWETGARQRTIALRLHSAIATIETVDLLERDPQPLQISPDGHVALTLKPFEIVTLKLTGTGKS; this comes from the coding sequence ATGAAACGCCTGAAGAAGCTTGATAACCTGCTGGCGCGCCTGCGTGAGCGCATCTTTACTCCTTTGGGCATCAATGTCCCGCTGGCTTACGCGCCCGGTTCCGCGGCCAATCGCCCTGCCATGGTGGCGAGCGATCGTGCTGGATGGACGGCCGTGTCCCGGGATCTCATCTGGGGTGAACCGGATGGCTATTACTGGTTCGGTGGCAAGATCATGCTTCCGCCCGAAGCCGAAGGAAAACGCATCGTTGTCAGCGTAGAGGCGGCGTTTGGCAGCGTGATGGGCAGAAGCGATCCGCAATGTCTCGTGCGGGTCAATGGCGCCATACGCCAAGGAGTGGACGGAAATCACCGCGAGTTTCTGCTGACCGCTGAGGGCAAAAGAGGCGAGGCCTTCGATATCCTCATTGAAGCTGGAACGATCGAAGACCGCAGGCAGCTAGGGTTCGCCTGCGCGCTCTATACGCATGATCTTGAAGTCGATGATCTCTACTATGATCTGCGCGCACCCCTCGATGTTGCACGCCTTCTGGCCGAAGACGATCCGCGCCGTCATTTCATCATGAACCATGTGGAGAAAGCCCTGGATCTGGTCGATCTCCGCCCAGGCGATAACGCGCGCTTTCTCCGTTCTGTTGCTGCGGCACGACTTGCTGCCCAACCCATTTATGAGACGCTGGATTTCGAGGCGAAGCCGACCATCACCGTCACCGGACATACCCATATCGATGTTGCGTGGCTCTGGCGGGTACGGGAAACGCGCCAGAAGATGGCTCGCTCCATGGCGACGGCGCTGGCGCTGATGCAGGACTTTCCAGACTACCGCTTCATGTATAACCAATGCGTGCTTCTGGACTATCTGTCACAGGACTATCCTGAACTGTTCCAGCGGATCGAGGCTGAAGTAAAGACGGGCCGTTTTGAGATCGAAGGCGCGCTGTGGCTGGAGCCCGATGTCAACATTGCCGGTGGCGAAGCCCTGGTTCGCCATATCCTGTATGGTGTCGAGTATCATGAAAAGACCTTTGGCATCCGCCCACGCATGGTTTGGTTGCCAGATACGTTCGGCTATTCCGCTTCCCTGCCTCAATTGATGGAGAAGTCGGGCCTCGACAGTTTCGTCACACACAAGTTGTCCTGGAACGATACCAACCGGATGCCGGATGAGACCCTGTTCTGGCAGGGTATCGATGGCACGAAAGTGCCCGCCTATTTCCTGACAACGCAGCCTTACGACTCAAGAAGCATCGGCACGACCTACTGCCCGGATCTGAAACCCAGCCACGTCATGGGCACCTGGCGCAGGCACGGCCAGCAAGAGTTGAACACAGAACTTTTCCTGGTCTATGGCCACGGTGACGGCGGTGGTGGCCCAACGCGGGAAATGCTGCAGAACATTCGGCGCATGGAACGCGGCATTCCTGGCTGCCCGAAAGTTGAACACGCCCCGATGCGACCCTTCTTCGAGCGGTTGATCGAGCGGATGAAGGCAAACCCCGAGAATTATCCAGTATGGGTCGGCGAGCTTTATGCGGAGTTCCATCGTGGAACGCTGACATCGGTTGCCAAGAACAAGCGCAACAACCGTCTGGCGGAAATCGCCTTGCGCGAGATCGAAATGCTGGCTGTTCTCGCACAGCGGCAAGCGGGTCATGCCTACCCCTCGAGGCAAATTCGCGCGCTTTGGGATATTGTGATGCTGAACCAGTTTCACGATATCCTGCCGGGTTCCTCCATCGGCCCGGTCTATGATGACAGTGACCGCGACTATGCAGAGTTTTTTGAAACGGCTGCACGGCTGACTGCCGAACTGCTCGATGTCTTGCGGGCACGTGAGGGGCTCTCCGTGTTGAACACGCTGCCTCGCACGCGCAGTGGTCTTGCCTTTACCACGCAGGACATTGGCTCTGCCTCTCGGCAGGTCATACATCGCGCGGATGGCGCAGCAGAGTTCGCCATTCCAGTCAGCAACGCGGCGGCGCTCGGCTTCAGTTCTGTTCAAGCATCGCCGGAACAGGGCCCGGCGCCCGTTGTGACGCTGTCTTCGCTCGAAAACCCGAACCTTGTCGTGCGCTTCAATGACACGGGCGGTATTACCTCGATTTTCGACCGTCTCGCAGATCGGGAATTGCTACCGTCAGGAGCGATTGCGAACCAGCTCCAGATCTTCCGTGACATGCCCGTGCAGTTCGATGCCTGGGATATCGATGCCGATTTCGAGGATCAGCCCTATGAGCTGGGCGCTCCGGTTGATTACCGGATTGTGGAGCAGGGGCCTCTGCGCTCGGCCCTCCGTTTCGAGTGGGCTTATGAAAACTCGCGTATTGTACAGATCGTTTCTCTTGAAGCGGACTCGCGGCAAGTGGAGTTCGATACCTATATCGACTGGCATGAGCACAATACGCTGCTGAAGACTGGCTTCCCGCTGGCGCTCAACTCTGCATCGGTCGAGGCTGAGATCCAGTTTGGCCATGTCAGCCGCGCAAGCCATCGCAACACCTCATGGGATCGAGCACGGTTCGAATGTTCCATGCAGCGCTGGGTATCCATGCAGGAACCGGGCTTTGGTGCGGCTTTGCTGAATGACAGCAAATATGGCTACGACGCCAAGGGCAATATGCTGAGACTGACGTTGCTGCGTTCGCCGACCTATCCATGGGAGCAGGCAGATCAGGGCCAACATCGCTTCCGCTATGCATTGATGTTGCATGATGGCAATCTCGTCGCAGTCCATGAAGCAGCCGAGGAATTCAACAATCCACTCCGCATCGTATCCGGTCACTTTGCGGCTGCGCTGCCCTTCGAGGTTGAAGGAGAAGGCGTCGCAGTCGAAGCGGTCAAACGGGCGGAAGGCGATGATGCCCTCATCGTTCGCCTGTGGGAGACGGGAGCACGACAGAGAACAATTGCGCTTCGGCTTCATAGCGCCATCGCAACAATCGAGACCGTGGATCTCCTCGAACGCGACCCGCAGCCATTGCAGATCTCCCCGGATGGTCATGTGGCGCTGACTCTGAAACCATTTGAAATCGTGACACTGAAATTGACAGGAACTGGCAAGTCATGA
- a CDS encoding CehA/McbA family metallohydrolase — MNAPYHQIDVTIDTFPEGEKSFVEIPFSVGPDVDRIEVSYHYPFGGGGSVIDLGVARNGRMRGWTGSERGHITVEEDRATPGYDAGPLPGSWHVVLGIVKIGPNCKVDVQIRLINKQKQWLVGELHSHSEHSDGGVTVLDAIYRARAARLNFVSITDHNTISQNFIRPDDPDILVIPAIELTSFYGHTNFHGVAKPVEDWRCRSPKDVADKMLEAKANGATIVINHPFQNSDGGRWQSGFDVCFDAYEIWNGNWSVMNEQGLAFWQELLVQGRRIPATGGSDFHLKNRRRHGRPANRLLSKGHSIAAILEAVRAGRNVVCHSPDEAMAKPFGETTPDFGSQVSVGTSVPVEFSGLSVGDEVRVITEKGQIGVQHADAASFVLDHRFEGQFVRFEVWHGKEPKLFTNPFYAE, encoded by the coding sequence ATGAACGCGCCCTATCATCAGATCGATGTAACGATCGACACATTTCCGGAAGGCGAAAAATCCTTTGTCGAAATTCCCTTCTCGGTTGGTCCCGATGTAGACCGCATTGAAGTCAGCTATCACTATCCCTTCGGCGGCGGTGGCAGCGTGATCGATCTCGGCGTTGCGCGAAACGGCCGCATGCGTGGATGGACCGGCTCAGAACGCGGCCACATCACGGTTGAAGAAGATCGCGCGACCCCGGGCTATGATGCAGGGCCGCTGCCTGGCTCGTGGCATGTGGTGCTCGGGATCGTGAAAATCGGGCCGAACTGCAAGGTTGATGTCCAGATCCGCTTGATCAACAAACAGAAGCAGTGGCTGGTCGGCGAACTGCACAGTCATTCGGAACACTCGGATGGCGGTGTCACGGTTCTGGATGCAATCTACCGCGCACGCGCCGCGCGTCTGAATTTCGTATCCATTACCGACCACAACACCATTTCGCAGAATTTCATTCGCCCGGACGATCCCGACATTTTGGTCATCCCCGCGATAGAACTGACCTCCTTCTATGGCCACACGAACTTTCATGGCGTGGCAAAACCCGTCGAGGACTGGCGCTGCCGCTCGCCGAAAGATGTTGCCGACAAGATGCTGGAGGCGAAGGCAAACGGGGCAACGATTGTCATCAACCACCCATTTCAGAATTCCGATGGTGGGCGTTGGCAATCAGGTTTCGATGTGTGCTTCGATGCCTACGAAATCTGGAACGGCAACTGGTCCGTGATGAACGAGCAGGGGCTCGCATTCTGGCAGGAATTGCTGGTGCAGGGCCGTCGGATCCCGGCGACGGGTGGCAGCGATTTCCATCTCAAGAACCGTCGTCGTCATGGACGGCCCGCAAACCGGCTTCTGTCGAAAGGCCATTCTATTGCGGCGATCCTCGAGGCGGTTCGGGCGGGTCGCAATGTCGTATGTCATTCGCCGGACGAAGCGATGGCAAAGCCATTTGGCGAAACTACTCCCGATTTTGGTTCGCAGGTGTCTGTTGGCACAAGTGTTCCGGTCGAATTCAGTGGCCTGAGTGTAGGAGACGAGGTTCGGGTGATTACCGAGAAGGGGCAGATTGGTGTACAACACGCCGATGCCGCAAGCTTTGTGCTGGACCACCGCTTCGAGGGACAGTTCGTTCGCTTCGAAGTGTGGCATGGCAAGGAACCCAAGCTGTTCACCAATCCATTTTACGCCGAATAG
- a CDS encoding LacI family DNA-binding transcriptional regulator, translating into MDRRTERKIGIKDVSKEAGVALSTVSHVLNGTAPISAEVRIKVLEAARRLGYLAKRQQKGAIASLSTIYLAVPPGNLPHNDINLVSWTLLTALSRECERRGIKIVAHNGSPELNAAEILAGAKAVNAEGIILVYDDNPKLLRPLAASNYAIVLLNGEDPTMSVDTVAPANRYAARLATQWLLSRGHRRILHLTWRGRSTIMRRLDGFHDAYMEQNLPLDLGRTIYADGYEPDHAREALRSFISRHGGLDGHTAVFCAADNLAIGALSELQAQGFQIPGDIAVVGFDGVAPGDLTVPSLTTVRVPLDSLAVATLKALEQRLSISGHDHPTQRIELGCRLIERDSAASNLLR; encoded by the coding sequence TTGGACCGTCGCACAGAGCGCAAGATCGGCATCAAGGATGTATCCAAGGAGGCGGGCGTTGCGCTCAGCACGGTGTCGCACGTGCTGAATGGAACGGCGCCGATTTCCGCCGAGGTTCGGATCAAGGTTCTGGAGGCGGCTCGGCGGCTGGGTTATCTCGCCAAGCGGCAGCAGAAAGGCGCAATCGCCTCCCTCAGCACGATCTACCTTGCCGTGCCGCCCGGCAATCTGCCGCATAACGACATCAACCTGGTTTCGTGGACGCTGCTGACTGCACTCTCCCGCGAATGCGAGCGGCGCGGTATCAAGATCGTGGCGCACAACGGTTCACCTGAGTTGAACGCGGCAGAGATTCTTGCGGGCGCCAAGGCGGTCAACGCAGAAGGGATCATCCTCGTCTACGATGATAATCCGAAACTTCTACGGCCGCTCGCGGCTTCGAACTACGCCATTGTCTTACTCAATGGCGAAGACCCGACCATGTCGGTAGATACGGTTGCGCCCGCGAACCGCTATGCAGCACGGCTTGCTACGCAGTGGCTTCTTTCGCGCGGCCACCGGCGCATTCTTCATCTGACATGGCGCGGACGCAGTACCATCATGCGGCGCCTCGACGGTTTCCATGATGCCTATATGGAACAGAATCTTCCTCTGGATCTTGGTCGCACGATTTATGCGGATGGCTATGAACCGGATCATGCGCGGGAGGCGTTGAGGTCGTTCATCTCTCGCCACGGCGGCCTGGATGGCCACACGGCAGTCTTTTGTGCCGCAGATAACCTTGCGATCGGGGCGTTGAGCGAGTTGCAGGCGCAAGGTTTCCAGATTCCCGGTGACATCGCGGTCGTCGGATTTGACGGCGTCGCCCCAGGCGACCTGACCGTTCCGTCTCTGACCACAGTCCGGGTTCCGCTCGACTCGCTCGCTGTGGCCACACTGAAGGCGTTGGAGCAGAGGCTTTCAATCAGCGGACACGATCACCCGACCCAACGCATTGAATTGGGTTGCCGTCTCATCGAGCGGGATAGCGCGGCATCCAACCTCCTTCGCTGA
- a CDS encoding ABC transporter substrate-binding protein has product MRNNRKIFIASIVALLTSCAATTALAFQESPMLAEQVKAGKLPPVEKRLPAKPRVLDLGEAGTFGGTWHRAYKGPGDRWGPTKLLEERAVKFVMGEDGKLELMPTFIESYKMSPDAKEFTFTLLEGLKWSDGQPVTTEDVKFWYEDVFMNRDIVPVIDTLYAPGGKPMKVDIVDARTFKVSFETPYVYFLTIMAKDSIGEPSLDRPTFIQPKHYLKNFHPKYVDKAALDKAVAEKGVKKWQDLWGSKGPITAWNQNPALPVITPWKIVTPPPADVMVMERNPYYYVVDKAGNQLPYIDRVEHKLFDAQESFNLMVVQGQLDMQQRFTNNGDFTFYKENEKKGNYKVLKWTNSEVWSLVPNLTTKNKQLQELYAKAEFRQALSIGVDRDTINELAQSGLGEARSASPVSGSPYYQEDLEKHWAEFDPEKANKLLDQIGLNKKDADGFRLGPDGKRVTIVVEANQDAFANTLELVRNSWKDIGIELQARIIDRTAFDANRDNNSFEMQYTSFDRLSIVPSDPRLILGDDGYGQEYYKWHETKGVSGIEPPKDHPIRKLWAAWEKASVAGTQEEADKAVNEMIRTFVEQGYVIGLVGETPALVIAKNTVKNVRDGLINDDVTRGEGLAFPAQFFFAK; this is encoded by the coding sequence ATGCGCAATAATAGAAAAATTTTCATTGCATCAATAGTTGCTCTTCTGACGAGCTGTGCCGCCACGACGGCGCTTGCGTTTCAGGAGTCGCCGATGCTGGCCGAACAGGTGAAGGCCGGGAAGCTTCCGCCGGTTGAAAAGCGTCTTCCTGCAAAGCCCCGTGTGCTGGATCTCGGTGAGGCAGGTACATTTGGTGGCACGTGGCATCGCGCCTATAAGGGACCTGGTGATCGCTGGGGTCCGACCAAGCTGCTTGAAGAACGCGCGGTGAAATTCGTCATGGGCGAGGATGGCAAGCTTGAGCTGATGCCAACCTTCATCGAAAGCTACAAGATGAGCCCGGATGCGAAGGAATTCACCTTCACGCTTCTTGAAGGCCTCAAGTGGTCCGACGGCCAGCCGGTCACGACGGAAGACGTCAAGTTCTGGTATGAAGACGTGTTCATGAACCGTGACATCGTGCCGGTGATTGATACGCTTTATGCGCCTGGCGGCAAGCCGATGAAGGTCGATATCGTCGATGCGCGCACCTTCAAGGTGTCGTTCGAAACACCTTACGTCTACTTCCTGACGATCATGGCGAAGGACTCGATTGGAGAGCCAAGCCTTGACCGCCCAACCTTCATTCAGCCGAAGCATTACCTGAAGAACTTCCATCCCAAGTATGTGGACAAGGCCGCTCTCGACAAGGCCGTTGCGGAAAAGGGCGTCAAGAAGTGGCAGGATCTGTGGGGCTCCAAGGGCCCGATCACGGCCTGGAACCAGAACCCCGCTCTGCCGGTCATTACGCCCTGGAAGATCGTGACACCTCCACCGGCCGATGTCATGGTGATGGAGCGCAATCCTTATTACTACGTGGTCGACAAGGCGGGTAACCAGCTGCCCTATATCGATCGCGTCGAGCACAAGCTCTTCGACGCACAGGAAAGCTTCAACCTGATGGTCGTGCAGGGCCAGCTGGATATGCAACAGCGCTTCACGAACAATGGTGACTTCACCTTCTACAAGGAGAACGAGAAGAAGGGGAATTACAAGGTTCTGAAGTGGACCAACTCCGAAGTCTGGTCGCTCGTGCCCAACCTCACAACCAAGAACAAGCAATTGCAGGAGCTGTATGCAAAGGCCGAGTTCCGTCAGGCGCTGAGCATAGGTGTCGATCGTGATACGATCAACGAGCTCGCCCAGTCCGGTCTCGGAGAAGCGCGTTCTGCCTCGCCGGTCTCCGGTTCACCTTACTATCAGGAAGACCTCGAGAAGCACTGGGCTGAATTCGATCCCGAAAAGGCAAACAAGCTGCTCGACCAGATCGGTCTGAACAAGAAGGATGCCGACGGTTTCCGCCTGGGTCCGGATGGGAAGCGCGTGACCATCGTTGTTGAAGCCAACCAGGATGCGTTTGCGAACACGCTGGAACTGGTTCGCAACAGCTGGAAGGACATCGGTATCGAGCTTCAGGCGCGTATTATCGACCGTACGGCGTTCGATGCAAACCGCGACAACAACAGCTTCGAGATGCAGTACACCTCCTTCGACCGCCTTTCCATCGTGCCTTCCGATCCGCGCCTCATCCTTGGTGACGATGGATACGGTCAGGAATACTACAAGTGGCACGAAACCAAGGGCGTATCGGGCATTGAGCCGCCAAAGGATCATCCGATCCGCAAGCTCTGGGCTGCGTGGGAAAAGGCTTCCGTTGCGGGCACGCAGGAAGAGGCGGACAAGGCCGTCAACGAGATGATCCGCACCTTTGTCGAACAAGGTTATGTCATTGGTCTCGTGGGTGAAACCCCGGCGCTGGTCATTGCCAAGAATACCGTGAAGAATGTCCGCGACGGTCTGATCAACGACGACGTGACGCGCGGCGAAGGATTGGCCTTCCCGGCGCAGTTCTTCTTCGCAAAATGA